The Rhododendron vialii isolate Sample 1 chromosome 1a, ASM3025357v1 region TTACAGAAGTTAATACCAATGGTGTCCCGTCGTCGCCAAACAGCTGATCTGTGTCGCTCCCTTGGACTGTCCGAGAAAATGCCGGGTTGGTAGCTGTTTACTTGTCCATATCattatttgtgatttttttcccgtctgtgtgtgtgggtgggtgggggaGATGGGATGCAGTATGGGTGggttgtttggactttggaccATTGGGGAGTTTATATTTGCCAAAATCTTTTGTTGCATATACTTGAAAAGGGGGGCGAGTGTAGTCACATATGACTTAAGAAATATCCATGGAGGCATGGATTTTGTTGTGTGTGCTAGGCAGCAAAATGAACTCTTGTGAGATATGGATAGTGTAAGGTACCCCATGAACTGCTTGTAAAGGAGGAATAcgccttcttttttatttgacaGTGGATATTTATCTTTGATAAAAAAGGCATGTTGGGCATGAGCATGTCCAAGGTTGGTAGTAAGTCCTATTGGATGTTACATTGGAATgtattgtgttttgttttgtgatgGATTTGCAATTCCCCTACACATGACTtggttttttcattttgtttcaccTCGATTAGAGCAATATTTGTAGAAATCTTGCACAATATTGAACGACTTGAATGACATTAATGTCTTGGAGAGAATCTTCTGCTCTCGTATCATTTTTCTGGAGATTGAGATGGCTCTCTTTGGTCTTCTTGGAATTTTCAGGGGTTATCAATGTGTTGCTCAATAATGGGAGGCAAATTGATGCTGTTAACCTAGCTTTTGAATTTGAACTTACCAAACAGTTTTCGCCAGTATCATTACTGAAGTCCTACTTGATTGAGGCGAAAAAGGTTTCTTCACCTGTCAAAAGTGGGAATACATCTCCTTCTGCACAGGTATGTTCGCTACTCTTCAATTGGTTGAAAGGACAGCATCTGTTGATCCTATATAACATGAAATCTCAACTGGTTAGCTATAAAATGGATACCAATTTGCTAATTGTAACAGCCTAGCACGTACCAAGGTAGGGTTAATGCTTCTAATGTGCATGTGTTGCTCTTTCCAAATGCCTATTTTACTTTTGTGTTGTACTGCTGTAATTCTTCAGTAGTCTTAGCAGTTTGGTTTGATCAATTATCGCTTGCATCATTATACAAATTCAGGGCACGCTCAATTACATATTACTCTTTAGTGCTGTTCCTTCTGGTAGTTCTGTATAATACGAGTTATACAAATTgtgttttttaagttttgaaagGAGGACTGAACAGTTTGGACAGGACTTAGAGGATGGGATCTGATGCTGGATACTTTCAACTAATCTAAAACGTTTTTCTTATAATCAGAATGAGGTCAATGAAAGGGAGCTGACTGCACTGAAGGCTGTAATCAAGTGCATAGAAGACCACAAACTTGAAGAGCAGTATCCCCTGGACCCACTCCAAAAGAGGGTTCTCCTGCTGGAGAAGGCAAAGGCTGACAAGAAGAGGGCTACAGAAGTTGCGAAACCTCAACCCAAAAGACCCCGTGCCAATGGCGTCGGACATGCGCCCCGTGTCACTAATGTTGTTGCTGACAAGAACTTCTATGCTAGAGTGACTGACAACAGGTACCCTCCCCAGTACATGTATGACAGACCTTATGCTTACCCTGCTCCAACTGACAACCAATTCCCCTCACATCTTGGTTCCGCTGCTTACACTGTGTCCCCTGCTCATGGCAACTTCTTCGGGAATGGATTCCAGTACCAGGCCCCTTACCTTCACTAGTGGGTAGGAAAGTCTAAACTTTGATCATGATCCTGTTAACAGTTAGTGTTAACCCTTCAGTCCCTTTACTGTTGTATTGTATGATCGAAtctagtttcttaaaaaaaaaaaaaaacgaaaaatgtTAATCTTCTGTTGAATGTAAAAGCTGATACTGTGATCCTTTTAATATATGCACTGTTTTCCTTATTATTTAGTAATTTGTTTCGTCTTATGGAGTATTACATTTCATTTGTGCTTTCTTATGTGTTTGTTGGTCATATTAATGTTGAAGATTTTCTTGGTCTTCTATTGAAGAACGGATTTTGGATCTTTGTAACGAAATTGCCATGATTTCTATACCTTTCGATCATGTTTCTCTTAAGAGCTTTACAGGATGTTCAAGAGACTAACAGGGTTACAGGGACAACGGCTTAATCGGGTGCAAATTGAAAGCTGCCATGAGCATGGTGAATGCGGGTCCTCCACCTCACTTCCCTTACAGAAACTGCAGAAACTTGGGGGATTGCTTGAACTTGTTGAGAAATGCAATTGCGCAATTCGTCATATGATTAGAGAAAGTAACCAGGTGGCTGatagattgaaaaagaaagtggGTGTTGAGCAGGAAGTGGATGTTAGTCACTTTGATTATCCCTCCATACGACCTTGGTGACCTTTCGACTGCGAATTTGGCTCGGATTGTAGTTTTCTTTGGACGACATCAAACGATAGGTTATAATTCCTAGCTGACTTCTGGGAGAAAGGAGAAGGGCATCTGGGAGAAAGGAGAAGGGGATGCTGCTTTGCGGCATAAGCGGGCAAACCCACAAAGAAATTACTTTTACTTCTCCCCTGCACCTGTGAGGTGTAGTGTACATAGGCCCCAATGTGAATGTGAGTAAGTTTGTGGCTGAATAATAATGGTTGGCTCTGGAAGAGTGTTTGATAGATCACGGTCTCTCATTTCGTTGGcctttttgtgtttgtgttttttttttttaagaacaagATCAATTTAGTTATATTAATACGAAAATAAAGTACAACGAAACAAAATactacaacaaaataaaataaaaaagtggcGTGAAATCAAATGCCGGAACCGGACCATTCAATCATTCATGAAAATAGGTTGACTCATTTCGTTGgcctttttgtgtttgttttttctttttttagaaaaagatcAATTTAGTTATATTAATACGAAAGTAAagtacaacaaaacaaaatactacaacaaaacaaaaaacaaaataaaaaagtggcGTAAAATCAAATGCCGGAACCGGACCATTCAATCACTCATGAAAATAGGTCGAGTGGCCGAGCAAGACCTGCACCAACCTAGACCAGCAAGTAGCACCATAGTGAAAAGCTGTTAACCGTCGTAACGCCATTACGCGGTAACTAAACAGAATTAACGTTAACAGTTGGACCAACCGTTACATGAAACCGCCGATTATCTTATCTTCTTCTCTAGctatcaaaatccaaaacccctcaactctctctctctctctctctctctctctctctctctcatggagtCTCTTTCCATAGGCCTTTCATCTTCCCCTGGTTTCCAAATCCACCCCAAAACCCACAAACCCAACTTCAATTCCACTCCTTCCCTACCAAACTCCATTCCAAACTCCAATCCCAACAAAACccatcttcttttttcctccatGAAAACCCCTCTTCCACCCCAACCAAAACCCctaatccacaaaccaaacccaaCTTTTGCAGTTCAAACCCATTCATTTCTCAACGGTCATCTAAAATCCCATCTGTCTTTTCTTTCTATGAGCCTCTCTTTCCCTCTTTCTTGCTTTGCTTCTGACCCTTCTGTACCCGTTGAAGAAGCATCCAACAGAATAAACTTGGAGTCTGTATTGATCGCCATTGATGATTTTAACAACAGGAACCCATTTTTTGTTGCCGGTGTCACCTTCATTTGGCTGGTTGTGATTCCTCTGACAGAAGAGTATTTCCAGAAGTACAAGTTTATTTCGGCCATTGATGCTTTTAGAAAGCTTCGAGATGACCCCAGTACTCAGCTGTTGGATATTAGGAACAGCAAGAGTGTGCGGTTTTTGGGTTCCCCGAATTTGAAGATTGTGGGTAAGGCTCTGGCTCAGGTTGAGTTTCGCGAAGGAGATGAAGATGGGTTTGTGAAGATGGTGTTGGAGAAGTTCCCAGAGCCGGCTAATACCATAATTTGCATTCTGGACAAGTAAGTTTCGCATCTTTCATCTTAGCTACTTCTAGATATAACTAATTGCCATCCCTTAATGACTGATTGGGATTCAAGGCTTAGTTTCTTTCGATTGAGTTGCAGCATTGTGTGATAAAGTTACTTAAGGCTGTTAATATCATGCCAGGCATTGAGTGGTCCCTGCTTGAATAATCGGTTTTCAAAGGAATTGTAATTCTTGATGTTTAAACCTTTGGCCTGTTGAAATGTTGGATTTAGGAGAGAGGCATTTCAATCCCTTTTTGTGGTGGGTTGGAATAGTTTTGTATCCAGAACTTAAGGAAGGAAACAAATACCCCTATGGGGCTTCTTGTGATAAGGGGCAGTAGCGCCAGTTGTTTGTTTTAAGGTCAAGCTCTATACTCCTATCACTTTTTAGGTAGGCATAATAAACAAAGAGAATGCCAAGAAACAACACACTTATTGCAACCATGCAAATGAGGAATCTGTTGTTTGAATTAAGGTCGGATTCacttgtcaaaaagaaaaaaataaggtcTGGATTCGCATTGGTATTCAACCTCAGTTACTTCGAAGCATGACATGCTGGCAATTAGAACCGAGAGGACAAGAGAGGTGGAATGGTGTATTTACTTGTTAAAGTGCAGGTTTGTGTTTTCTGGTAACAAAATACTACCGGATTGTTTTATGAAGAGGCATCTGCTATAACACTAATGGTTATAAAAAAGTTATTGTTTGCAATTTCCTTTGGAAATAACAAGTTAGAAAAATGACTGATCTGTAGCATGCATGCTGATTCATCTCAGCATGCATGGAATTTTTGGACCAAGGACTTGGAAGTATGCATGCTGATTGATGTCAGCAGGAAAAGAAATATCCTATAAGATCTCTACAGTCACAAGAAAATCGTTTGCACACCAAAGATGAGAACTATGGCATATTGTAGACTTTTGACCCAACTCTGTATCTTCAAACTGTGATATGCTCTTGACTTGGTGACTTGCCTTCATCAAGCACCACCTTCCCACTTCCTTCTTCGCTTGCCCCCTTTTGGATTTTACTTTCCTGTTAGTATTCTTATAGTGATGTTAATACTTGGAGGAGGAAGGATTGAAAGGCACTCAATGTAAGATTAGTCATGGTAGATAATTGTATGCCAACCATTCCCTTTTTCAGTCAGTATATCTGGGATTTATGCCACACTTAGTTAACTAGGGTCAGCAGATCTGACTTCttgtcaaaaaagaagaagaagaagcagatcTGACTTCGACTCAACTACTCCTTTGCAGATATCAACAACACCGGATATAAACCCATCTCCACTATTTCTATTGCTTCCTACTGAAATATTTCGACTCCAATCAAATCACCTTCACTGTAGCAACCAGGGCTGATGTCCAGGTCATCGCCACTTTTATTCGTGAGTATCACAGGGGGCAATGGTGTACTACATAGCGGTCGACGGCAGGGAACCACTAGCGACAGTCAGAGATGAAGGGGATTTGATTGGAGTCTAAATATTTCAGTAGGAAGCGATAGAAATAGTGGAGATGGGTTTATATCCGGTGTCGTTGATATCTGCAAAGGAGTAGTTGAGTCGAAGTCAGatctgcttcttcttttttttttttgacaagtcagATCTGCTGACCCTAGCTAACTAAGTGTGTTCTTTTTTCCTCTATACTCTTCCTGAATATGGCTTCTTTGCTCAAGGAATGCATTATGCCATTCCACATGTATAAATACTTGAACATCGGGCATTGTAGTTGCTATGAGCTGTGGATTCGTAGATTGTATCTTTACTTTTGTCCTATAAAAGAGCATAGTTGCAATTTTATTGCTTATTCCTTTATTTTTCCTGCAAGGTAGTTTTGATGGCAACTCCATGAAAGTGGCTGAGTTATTGTTCAAGAATGGTTTCAAAGAAGCTTACGCGATCCGGGGTGGAGTTAGAGGCAAGAAGGGGTGGCAAGTATGATTTCTTTTTCCGTTTTTAAAGTTAGTTTACGTGCTCTATTTGTTTGGCATATCTTTCATTGATTGGTTATGGTGCACATCATGTTAATAGTATGTCTACATACTATTCGTTTTGTGATCATTGATTCTGCACGTTTCAATAGAAAATGATAGTAAGTAGTGATTTGATTGTCTCATTTTTTCCTAGACCATCATTTGGAGGTGGCCGTATAGCGATTTTCCCAATCACACATCTGCAAAGATGATTGCTTGTAAAGTTATGCAAACATACTTGTGTAAATGGTTTTTTCGGTTACCATTCCCGGCTTCTAATACTGAGAGCTGCCACGACTGGCACACTGGGCTATTTGTGCATGTTGATGTCCTTCAAAAGTGAATACATACTATGTGTATGTTTCTACTGATATGTTGTGCATGCACACACCTACGttgattttcattttatctGGGATCAGTCTAGGATTCTTCTCTCTGGCTAATTCGTGAAATTGGTTAATTGCCATCTCTCTCACATTATGGAGTTCAGGAAGCCCCGGGTGTTGAgaaacaaaatctctctcaaatggATCTCTGACTTCTAGCTCTCCGGATCTTCTGTTCTTCTCAAACGAAAATACATACTGGCGTACATCAAAAATCGGTTTTCaacacaattttcttttcaacttGCAGGAAATACAGGAAACTCTTCTTCCACCTTCTGTCCATATCTATCCTAAGAAGAAGGTCAAGAAAATGTCGGAACAACTTGAGATGAATGGAGGAGTGAACCAGCAGACCTGAAACTAAGTATACCTCTCCTACATCTCTTTCCGCAGGCGGCCAAAACGATAAGGCAGACAAACAATAAGTAAACAAGGCTATTGCAACTACCCAACATGTGGAGAATGGTTCCAAATCATTTTCTCTTACCCCAAATGCACTCCcatattttctatttctcttcCTCTGGCAGGCACATCAGCTTGTTGGTACTTCCCAAGAAGATATCTTTATATAGTAGGTAAAAGCTGCACCTGCTACCCATATGAAAAGATTGAAGAAACATCGGGTGTGTCGTTATCCGTGACAGTATATTCGATCTTACGGTTCACTTTGGTGTCAAGTACTGTTGCAGACAATATGCAAATGCTTTGGATAATAGATGTTAGATACATTGAGTTCAACTGGTGTAAATTTTACTACTCTATTTTGTTCCTTGATTATGTATTGGAATACCATGGTTTGGTAACCAGTCATGCGTATTATCTTCTGTTTATTGAAATAGTAGAAGCCAGATATTGCGACCTTGTCATTAGGCAATCTTGAGAGGTTCATCTGTTATCATTTCTGTCCCTACAAGCAAACAAATAAGACTTTGAGCCACTAGAAATAGATTTATTGTATAAAACTCCTCTCAAGGGTGTATCAAAACAGAATCTCGTACCTTCTGATaacattttttcccctttcgtATCAGGTCAAAGAACAATCTAAAAGATTGAGCGCGAATATATGAAAAATTTAGAGAAGACAAACAAAAGTAcccaaacccaaaaacaaaaaaaagagttaaggAGAATGGAGAGTTATGAAACTATAGACGCGTGGGCAATATATATAGTTAACATAATTCACGGGAAAAGTATTCAATAAACGCCCCCTTTACGGGTTTTTAAGGcttattttatgattttttgtggCCCGATATAGGATTTGTCAGGTCttgattttatgaattttgtggttaCTTTTACGAATTATTGTGACTTTGTTTCCGAATTTTTGTGTAGTGTTGTTTTAAGAATTCCACGGTAAAAAAGACAGCGCAAGCTGAGTTTTTGTGGTGGTGTTATTACAAATTTTTGGGGTGTGGGTTTGTGATTCAAtatacaaattttttaatattcaaattataaatttttgtaataatttatgaaatttttgtcGTTTGGATGCAGAATTAGGTTAGGGGTTTTATGTAAGAATGAGAGATTGGATAGTAATGAGTATTGGTTAATAATGGATGACCCACATttatggagggagtattaaatcgtgcttggtttggatgaggtattagaaaatggggataaaataatacttcGTTTGGATGGAGGGGATTAATTGAGAGTATAAGGAGGGGGATTGACGTAAAAAACTATTaataaatgacttttttgcctAAAATATAAAGCCTGTTTGACTTCCCAGTTAGAGCAAGTTATATTTTTTCACtcttttcttattatttttttcccaaggagagaggagagagagaaagaaacaataaaaaaaaaagggtgtgaaTAGTATTTAGGTAAAAATGGTTAAGTCCTGTTcataaatgtattttacctaatCTAGTGCAGGgctattttttgagtttctcttctccaaaataactaaaaatgtattttacctatGCTAGTGTACATCCTCTTAGGTCCCCCCTTCTGTTGTTCTTGTTCTATACGCGGAAGGCGTATACTACTGTATTATTCCCAAATCGTCATCTTTTTCCTCggattttgggtttttctttgaaaaatcataatGAAGATTGAGCGGCAAGCATGATCTAACACGTATAGGACAAAATCGATTCGTCTTCAACCCAGAAAGGGAAACCCTTTGTCGCTTTCATCTTGTTCAGGCTCTCAGAATTTCAAATGGAGCAAGGATTTGATATCTTGAATTGGGATGGTACCCTTTCATCGAGTGAATTCCGTATTGCTGCGCTTGCTTTCGCTGAGAAGTGGAATAGATTTAACTCTACTAGTCTCCCTCAGTGGTCATGGAGCCTTTGCCCTAAACACCCTTGGACTGCTGCCCAcgaagttggtttttttttttattttaacccATATGCCACTCTCATCTGAATCAGTTCATGCTCTGCAATTGTGATTCTTGTATCATGTATTTGTGTTTGTGTATCAGGCAGAAGGATATTTATCATTGGAGAATGTGTTTCTTCGTGAGTCTAGTGAGGTATGgcttttgaacttgtttgaTTCTTCGGATTGGTTATGAGATTGGCGCATTTTGGGGGTTTGAATGCAATAATTGGTGGAGAATTTGCATAATCGTTGGACATAATGATTTTACAACACATGATTCATTCAATACCTTAGGATGTCGAGTTGTTAATTCCCCTCAATATTTCTCATCCTACGGGGCTAAATATCCCCCAACTATGACTCATGCCCATGAAAACACGGCCTAAGGGGGTGATTGGTAGCTGATTATTTTTAGATTGTGGATTGTAGATTATGTAGTTTTGGATCATAATGAGAAAATATGTCAATGTgttttggatgatatgtgcataATAGATTTTGCGAAAAGATTTTGTGAGTAGAAGtataatcaaaatccaaaaagctcTGACTTGTTGATTCTCCATTCACCAAGTGATTTCTGATTATCCATTAAGGTATGATGTACGCTTAGATTGGCTCCCAAatacccaaaaaccaaaactgCATCATCCAAGAGCCACAAATCGAATGGCCAAACAGGCCCTAAATCTACTGTGACAATCACTCTGTTTGGGCTAAGTTGTCTTTTACATACAGTCTGCAACCGTCTTGTAcaggaagatgatgatgaagtCAGTGACGTAGGAAAAGAGGAGCCTAGTTGCTCTGGTCAAGATGACGCTATTGATGGTGCAATTCTGGTATGCATATCTTTTTAGTTTCTTCGCATACCTTACCTTTTATCATTCCTGATAAATGTTCACTAAGTAGTCACATATCTTCTCTCCTTGCCTGCCCTGCCAAAGATTCAACAAGGGTAACCCTGTCAAAAGTTGTATGTTATGTAATGGTTATCATCTCCTCTACTAAGTTATCAGCAATCAGACATGGTGATACTGATACTcttgaagtttgattttttactttattcTATAAATAACAGTGCTGTTGCCAGGTCCAGAGTTGTGGCGATGAAATACATTGTTATGACTTCCACATAGTGTACAGCTCGTCATATAGGGTTCCAGTGCTTTATTTCCGTGGATACTGCAATGGTATGGACATCCTGTATAATCATCTCATTTGGTAAATAGTAAACTCAATATTTGACTGAGTACCTTTATATGATATTCATGCTATGCCTTTCTAGGTTTGTGATAGATGAGACATCTCATGTCGCTTGTGATTTTAAATGTTAAGATATATCTAATTCTTAGGCTAAGTATTCTTAGTACACTACGATTTTGCCTTCATTCTTTCCTTCCTCTTTTCTACTttcccccttcttcttcttctgacaatagaaaatagaaaccaaaaaattcTCCCTTTCATTTGTTTCTCGTGGACAATCTAAACCTTTAAGCCTTAAGGGTGATCGATTGTTGAacagaaggaaaacaaaattttcatgttCAACTTATTCATGTTTGTTAGCAAATGCTTATGGATGTATACCTATTACAGGGTGATGCCACATATGCATAAACTCTCATATTCAGATGAAGGAAAAAGTTACAGCAGTAGGGTTCTCTAggtttttgtgacttattggtATAGCATTAGTTCTTGCCAGTGCCTACACATGGCTTCCGATTTGTCTGTACAGTTTAGTTGGCTCTGGCCTACGAAATGAATTGTTTACTTTTACATCTACTCTTGTTGTCTAAATAGATGGACAACCTTTGGCAATGGATGACATAGAAAAGGATCTCCCCGGCAATTCTGCAAAGTTGCTGATGGAATCCAAATGGACATTCATAACTCAGGAGGTAcgatttttcttattttgcacTCACTCTTTCTGTTCCTCTTAAGATTATTAAGGAAAGGGGTGTGGGTGTGGATTCTAGTAAGTGCTTTACCAAGTTTTATAGCATAAGGGGTTTTGCAATAAGTTTCGTAACCTTGTTTTCATGTTGATAATATCGTAATAGGATGGTAAAACTTGGCATTGCAAGTAGTCATGGTTTTGTGTCCTTGTAAAAATGACACTTGAACCTTAAGTTGTCATCGGTagtcattttttcatttgtatCTATCCCTGTATATCCTTTCTTGTTTTAAATTATGAAACTGAGTTTTCAAtagagaattgattttgccactcccatTTTCTCTAATGCCACTCtacttctctcacaaaacaaatcatctaataaagacacaaaggGGAGAGTGGCATTAgcaaaaaggggagtggcaaaatcactcccctttcaATACTATCAACTCAAAGATCTATCCTCAGATCTCCAGATTTTAACTAAATTGAGAAATTTATCACTTGTAGGAGCATCCCTTCTTGAATAGGCCATGGTGTACACTCCATCCGTGTGGGACCAGTGAATGGATGAAGCTGCTACTTTCAACTGATGCTTCTCGGGCCCAACATCGAGTGGAATTTGAAAATTATCTTGTATCGTGGCTCTCAGTCATCGGGCAGGTGGTTGGTCTTAGGATCCCATTTGAGATGTTGAATACTTGAATGATTCAGGCAGTTTTAGCTGCTGAACTATTCATTGGACAAGATAGTCAATCAGTTGTAGGTCAAAAAGATTGTAAAGCAACATCCTCagaaattgttttggaaattaaGGGAAACGCATTTGTTACACAGTATATACAGTCACATTTGTTACAGTCTGAGTTGAATTCagaaattgttttggaaattaaGGGAAACACATTCTCACACGTGAGGGATTCTCACATGTGAGGGATACAAGTATGCCCATTTGCATAGCTTGAAGATCATAAGAGAAGTTAATGCTTTATAACTTTGAATAACGCAGATGgcattttgtttgaaatatccTTTACAACCTCTAGCCAGGAAAAGAATGAATACAAATGGCATTTTCTGCATTCTGGTCTGAAAATGCACAGTTCACTTTCAGATTCACCTCACTGTTTATCTGCTTTCGTCTATGGATTGCTGGCTTGCAATTTCGTCAGCTGTTCGGGTGAAGCAAACCAGGAATTCGGTGTTCCCTGCAGCACCCTTTAAAGGGGATTCGATCCACCCTTTGCAGCGGAAGCCATGATTTTCAACACCATTGATGATCTTCTCACGAACCTATAGCAATGAATCTCTATGTCAAAGAAAAATACTTTAACCATGTTCAGTTTATTCTGTAGTCCAATACCAATCCAATTTGATTGGTAGACAAGACAACAAAATATAGTATATGCAAATACATATCTAGTTAACTGGGATATACATCATAAATGTCAAAAATTATGCTGCCATGGTCTGATTAATATtctaaaagtgtattgcatTATACGAAAGTGTTTAGAAATATGCGTGACTGCGTGACTCGTGAGTGTAAAAAATATTCCAGAAACATATTGTAGTTCTAAATTTGTTGACATTATTTACGTCTTATCCACCACTTGGTTGGCACTGGTTGTTAGCATGTCGAATTGTTATCATCAAAAGCATGATACATACTTCCGAAAtgcaaccaaacaaaaacaacaaacaatcaAACAGGGAGAAAATACATACCTCTTGGTGGACTAAGGGATCTTTCACTATTCCACCTTTTCCCACCTGCAATGACATCGAAGTTTTAATTCAGAATTAAAAAGCTCTTCATTTTttatctttcctttttctttattcttaAGAAGCAATTGACGAAGATATACAATCCGCCACACAATAGGCATAATTTGCCGCTGCCCTAGACCCCACACAGAAAGTGAGCACATGCACACATGTGAATTCttgatttctttctcttttttcccccacttatttttttgggtgatgaCCTTCCCATCGGGCTTACTACTTACTCGGATCAAATCACGAAAATGAATGCATTCTTACTTGAGCTCTGCGAGCCTCAAATTGGGGTTTCACTAGAGTGACCAGTGTAGCTTCTTCCTTCATTACATTGACCACAGCAGGCATGACCTGCACTGGGGTAAAGAAATGGATCAGACCAACAAATAGAACAAAGAAAGCCTTTAATAGGACTAAATATTGATAACGACTAATATTATCGAAGTAATACTAATGGAGATAGTTGCGATTTCACTCTAAAACATAGAACAAAGAAATGGACTGCCTTTTAGAAGGGGCATGCAGAAACCAGAGGCTGCATCTACCAAGGAATGAAGACCAAAGAGTGGTAATGTTCTAAACTGAGCTTAGAAAACCGAATTAACCTGATGACAGTTAAGATTATTtcagcaaccaaaaaaaaaaactcaccagAAGGATGGAGATGAATGAAAGATCCAATGTCACCAAATCAACTTTTTGTGGAAGTCCAGAAAGATATCTTAAATTGGTCCGCTCTACGACTGACACACGTTCATCATGGCGAATTTTGTCAGCCACCTAATAGGAAATCAACATCAACCCTTGCTCATGAACATGTGAAATCCAATTTTATACAGATAgcttgaaaaaggtgaaaaggAAGGAACACACTAAGGCGCCATATGTATGTTTTTAGCATGTTCTGTGCAAAAAAACATCCACTAAAATTCCATTTCAGACTGACTGAAGTAACATTTGCATTACTAGGAAATCTCAACTCACTCGCCACTCTAGGATGCTCGCTAGGCCAAAAAGGCCTTTTTGGCTTATCATGAATCTTATCTTCCACAAACATTTAATCTATGTCACCCAACCTTCTTAAGCAAGCTTTAGCATGGAATGTCGTGAACAGAAGCGAGCCTACAGTTTTGCATCTTGCCC contains the following coding sequences:
- the LOC131319546 gene encoding uncharacterized protein LOC131319546 isoform X3; translation: MALHLLKLPIIPRCCSSTTASISSSKVFVNGKLANKAGNPVSDDAVVEIRAEVPKYVCRAGYKLEAAIEQLSVDVNGKVALDSGLSTGGFTDCLLQYGASFVYGVDVGYGQVADKIRHDERVSVVERTNLRYLSGLPQKVDLVTLDLSFISILLVMPAVVNVMKEEATLVTLVKPQFEARRAQVGKGGIVKDPLVHQEVREKIINGVENHGFRCKGWIESPLKGAAGNTEFLVCFTRTADEIASQQSIDESR
- the LOC131319563 gene encoding rhodanese-like domain-containing protein 4A, chloroplastic, with product MESLSIGLSSSPGFQIHPKTHKPNFNSTPSLPNSIPNSNPNKTHLLFSSMKTPLPPQPKPLIHKPNPTFAVQTHSFLNGHLKSHLSFLSMSLSFPLSCFASDPSVPVEEASNRINLESVLIAIDDFNNRNPFFVAGVTFIWLVVIPLTEEYFQKYKFISAIDAFRKLRDDPSTQLLDIRNSKSVRFLGSPNLKIVGKALAQVEFREGDEDGFVKMVLEKFPEPANTIICILDNFDGNSMKVAELLFKNGFKEAYAIRGGVRGKKGWQEIQETLLPPSVHIYPKKKVKKMSEQLEMNGGVNQQT
- the LOC131319583 gene encoding ubiquitin-like-conjugating enzyme ATG10 — translated: MEQGFDILNWDGTLSSSEFRIAALAFAEKWNRFNSTSLPQWSWSLCPKHPWTAAHEAEGYLSLENVFLRESSEEDDDEVSDVGKEEPSCSGQDDAIDGAILVQSCGDEIHCYDFHIVYSSSYRVPVLYFRGYCNDGQPLAMDDIEKDLPGNSAKLLMESKWTFITQEEHPFLNRPWCTLHPCGTSEWMKLLLSTDASRAQHRVEFENYLVSWLSVIGQVVGLRIPFEMLNT